One Streptomyces sp. B21-105 genomic region harbors:
- a CDS encoding citrate synthase: MRDQEPGPGRLERRLSTTEAAELLGVKPETVYAYVSRGRLGSRRTPGGRGSTFDAGEVEALARRNRRETDGAPRPGTELSVRTRLTSIDKDRCYFRGVDAVELAGRHSYEEVAEWLWTGRLRPGAVFTAPAESVEAAVRAVDALPEHTGTTDRLRVAAVAAAAVDPLRFDLSEEAVLGTARTLIPTFVAALPPRRHGDRTEGPLARRLWGRLSGRPVEEARLHVLDTALGLLADHDLAASTLAVRVAASARAHAYAAVSAGLGVLEGPLHGAAGGLAHRMLLEVLDLGSAGPVIAEELRAGRRIPGLGHSLYSGEDPRAGALFALLEDIPEAVPALDAARDVVATTARHSPLHANVDLALAVFTVSCGMEPSAAETVFAVARTAGWIAHALEEYGERPLRMRPSGHYVGPEPPQPLPK; this comes from the coding sequence ATGCGTGATCAGGAACCCGGTCCCGGCCGCCTCGAACGACGGCTGAGCACCACAGAGGCCGCCGAGTTGCTCGGGGTGAAACCCGAGACGGTGTACGCGTACGTCAGCCGCGGCCGGCTGGGCAGCAGACGCACCCCCGGGGGCCGGGGCAGCACCTTCGACGCCGGGGAGGTCGAGGCCCTCGCCCGGCGCAACAGGCGCGAGACCGACGGGGCTCCCAGGCCCGGGACGGAACTGTCCGTACGCACCCGCCTCACGTCGATCGACAAGGACCGCTGCTACTTCCGCGGGGTCGACGCCGTCGAGCTGGCCGGCCGGCACTCCTACGAGGAGGTCGCCGAATGGCTGTGGACCGGGCGGCTGCGCCCCGGAGCCGTCTTCACGGCCCCCGCCGAGTCCGTCGAGGCCGCCGTCCGAGCCGTCGACGCGCTGCCCGAGCACACCGGCACGACCGACCGTCTGCGGGTCGCAGCGGTGGCGGCGGCGGCCGTGGACCCGTTGCGGTTCGACCTGTCCGAGGAGGCCGTGCTCGGTACCGCGCGGACCCTGATCCCCACGTTCGTCGCCGCCCTGCCCCCGCGACGGCACGGGGACCGCACCGAAGGTCCACTGGCCCGCCGCCTGTGGGGGCGGCTCAGCGGACGCCCCGTCGAGGAGGCACGGCTGCACGTCCTCGACACGGCGCTCGGCCTGCTGGCCGACCACGACCTGGCCGCCTCGACACTCGCCGTGCGGGTCGCCGCCTCCGCCCGGGCACACGCCTACGCCGCCGTCTCCGCCGGGCTCGGGGTGCTCGAAGGGCCGCTGCACGGCGCGGCCGGCGGGCTCGCCCACCGCATGCTGTTGGAGGTGCTCGACCTCGGCAGCGCCGGCCCCGTGATCGCGGAGGAACTGCGGGCCGGCCGCCGCATCCCCGGCCTCGGCCACTCGCTGTACTCCGGCGAGGACCCACGCGCGGGTGCGCTGTTCGCGCTCCTGGAGGACATCCCCGAGGCCGTGCCCGCCCTCGACGCCGCCCGGGACGTCGTCGCCACGACCGCCCGTCACTCGCCGCTGCACGCCAATGTGGACCTGGCCCTCGCCGTGTTCACCGTGTCCTGCGGCATGGAGCCCTCAGCCGCCGAGACGGTCTTCGCCGTGGCCCGTACGGCGGGCTGGATCGCCCATGCGCTGGAGGAGTACGGCGAACGGCCCCTGCGGATGCGCCCGAGCGGCCACTACGTGGGCCCCGAACCGCCTCAGCCCCTGCCGAAGTAG
- a CDS encoding DUF6082 family protein, producing MATQKSRARGLVPVAAAGLGLAAGALAALAAQRHTLDALRVRLEHLETAARDQRHTNLAHQQRLHWELLSKAIDSPELAEVLDIFEAPASPQQRRQYLFANALYTNLLFYYRIGNLSREEFHGRMRGLLQNPVVRGYWYATQGQRATLPNDSDEASLGRMVDELLRRLEEADIDEWWVVGEPPVD from the coding sequence ATGGCCACACAGAAGTCACGGGCACGGGGACTGGTCCCCGTCGCCGCGGCGGGCCTCGGCCTGGCCGCGGGCGCCCTCGCCGCACTGGCCGCTCAGCGGCACACCCTCGACGCGCTGCGCGTGCGGCTCGAGCATCTCGAGACGGCGGCCCGGGACCAACGCCACACCAACCTCGCCCATCAGCAGCGGCTGCACTGGGAACTGCTGAGCAAGGCCATCGACAGTCCCGAACTGGCGGAGGTGCTGGACATCTTCGAGGCCCCGGCGTCTCCGCAACAGCGACGGCAGTACCTCTTCGCGAACGCGCTCTACACGAACCTGTTGTTCTACTACCGCATCGGCAACCTCAGCCGTGAGGAGTTCCACGGCCGTATGCGGGGACTGCTCCAGAACCCGGTCGTGCGCGGGTACTGGTACGCGACGCAAGGCCAGCGGGCCACCCTCCCGAACGATTCGGACGAGGCGAGTCTGGGGCGCATGGTCGACGAACTCCTGCGCCGGCTCGAGGAAGCGGACATCGACGAGTGGTGGGTGGTGGGCGAGCCCCCCGTCGACTGA
- a CDS encoding CobW family GTP-binding protein — MAHSPGPQQIPVVVLAGFLGSGKTTLLNHLLHRSGGSRIGAIVNDFGAIEIDAMAVAGALGDSTVSLGNGCLCCAVDAGELDVYLERLTRPGTGIDVVVIEASGLAEPQELVRMVLASDHPGIVYGGLVEVVDAAEFDDTRARHPEIDRHLALADLVVVNKLDRAPDPERVLGLVRTLTDRAAVVPATHGRVDPELLFDCRPSEERIGQLSFDDLHRHADPHDADPHDADPHDAEADAHGGHLHTGYDSVSFVSEVPLDPRRLMRFLDRRPQGLYRIKGYVDFGPHDPVNRYAVHAVGPFLRFYPEPWPTAGARLSQLVLIGAAIDTEALGEELAGCRNDAPPADEHGMWGVLRFVRNPEEAEEDLPEAAGV; from the coding sequence GTGGCACACAGTCCCGGTCCGCAGCAGATCCCGGTCGTCGTCCTCGCCGGATTCCTGGGCTCCGGAAAGACGACGCTGCTCAACCACCTCCTGCACCGCAGCGGGGGCAGCCGGATCGGTGCGATCGTCAACGACTTCGGCGCCATCGAGATCGACGCCATGGCCGTGGCCGGCGCACTCGGCGACTCCACCGTCTCGCTCGGCAACGGCTGCCTGTGCTGCGCGGTCGACGCCGGCGAACTGGACGTCTACCTCGAGCGACTGACCCGGCCCGGCACCGGGATCGACGTCGTCGTGATCGAGGCCAGCGGCCTCGCCGAACCGCAGGAACTCGTCCGCATGGTGCTCGCCAGCGATCACCCGGGCATCGTCTACGGCGGGCTCGTCGAGGTCGTCGACGCGGCCGAGTTCGACGACACCCGGGCGAGGCACCCCGAGATCGACCGGCATCTCGCCCTCGCCGATCTCGTCGTGGTGAACAAGCTCGACCGCGCACCGGACCCCGAGCGCGTCCTCGGGCTCGTCCGCACCCTCACCGACCGGGCGGCCGTCGTCCCGGCCACCCACGGCCGGGTGGACCCCGAGCTGCTCTTCGACTGCCGGCCGAGCGAGGAGCGCATCGGGCAGCTGTCCTTCGACGACCTGCACCGGCACGCCGATCCGCACGACGCCGATCCGCACGACGCCGATCCGCACGACGCCGAAGCGGATGCGCACGGCGGGCACCTGCACACCGGCTACGACAGCGTGTCCTTCGTCTCCGAAGTCCCCCTCGACCCGCGCCGGCTGATGCGGTTCCTCGACAGGAGGCCGCAGGGGCTCTACCGGATCAAGGGGTACGTCGATTTCGGCCCGCACGACCCGGTCAACCGGTACGCCGTGCACGCGGTCGGGCCCTTCCTGCGCTTCTACCCGGAGCCCTGGCCGACCGCCGGCGCCCGACTCAGCCAGCTCGTGCTCATCGGCGCCGCCATCGACACCGAAGCCCTGGGCGAGGAGCTCGCGGGCTGTCGCAACGACGCCCCACCCGCCGACGAACACGGCATGTGGGGCGTCCTGCGCTTCGTCCGGAACCCCGAGGAAGCCGAGGAAGACCTCCCCGAGGCGGCCGGGGTCTAG
- a CDS encoding DNA gyrase/topoisomerase IV subunit A, whose translation MARRSTKTPPPDDSYEERILDIDVVDEMQGSFLEYAYSVIYSRALPDARDGLKPVHRRIVYQMNEMGLRPERGYVKCARVVGEVMGKLHPHGDSSIYDALVRMAQPFSMRVPLIDGHGNFGSLGNDDPPAAMRYTECRQAAATSLMTESIDEDTVDFAPNYDGQEQEPVALPAAFPNLLVNGASGIAVGMATNMPPHNLGEVVAAARHLIRHPGADLDALMKFVPGPDLPTGGRIVGLSGIRDAYESGRGTFKIRATVAVETVTARRKGLVVTELPFTVGPEKVIAKIKDLVGSKKIQGIADVKDLTDRAHGLRLVIEIKNGFVPEAVLEQLYKLTPMEESFGINNVALVDGQPLTLGLKELLEVYLDHRFNVVRRRSEFRRTKRRDRLHLVEGLLTALVDIDEVIRLIRSSENSAQAKERLMERFGLSEIQTQYILDTPLRRLTKFDRIELESEKERLTGEIAELTRILDSDAELRKLVSAELATVAKKFGTERRTVLLESSGATAAAVPLQVADDPCRVLLSSTGLLARTANGDPFTANAEDGDGDGDGKRTKHDVIVSAVPATARGEIGAVTSSGRLLRINVVDLPQLPDTASAPNLSGGAPLAEFVSLEGDETVVCLTTLDESSPGLAIGTEQGVVKRVVPDYPTNKDELEVITLKDGDRIAGAVELRTGEEDLVFITDDAQLLRYQASQVRPQGRPAGGMAGVKLTEGAKVISFTAVDPAVDAVVFTIAGSRGTLDDSVQTTAKLTPFDQYPRKGRATGGVRCQRFLKGEDCLSLAWAGPVPAKAAQKNGLPAELPEIDPRRDGSGVSLAKTVSVVAGPI comes from the coding sequence ATGGCCCGCCGCAGCACGAAGACCCCGCCGCCCGACGACTCGTACGAGGAGCGGATCCTCGACATCGACGTCGTCGACGAGATGCAGGGCTCCTTCCTCGAGTACGCGTACTCGGTCATCTACTCCCGCGCCCTGCCGGACGCCCGTGACGGCCTGAAGCCGGTGCACCGCCGCATCGTCTACCAGATGAACGAGATGGGCCTGCGCCCCGAGCGCGGCTATGTGAAGTGCGCCCGTGTCGTGGGCGAGGTCATGGGCAAGCTGCACCCGCACGGCGACTCCTCGATCTACGACGCCCTGGTGCGCATGGCCCAGCCCTTCTCCATGCGCGTGCCGCTCATCGACGGCCACGGCAACTTCGGCTCCCTGGGCAACGACGACCCGCCGGCCGCCATGCGGTACACGGAGTGCCGCCAGGCCGCGGCGACGAGCCTGATGACGGAGTCGATCGACGAGGACACGGTCGACTTCGCGCCGAACTACGACGGGCAGGAGCAGGAGCCGGTCGCGCTGCCCGCCGCCTTCCCGAACCTGCTGGTCAACGGCGCCTCCGGGATCGCGGTCGGCATGGCCACGAACATGCCGCCGCACAACCTGGGCGAGGTCGTCGCGGCCGCCCGCCATCTGATCCGCCACCCCGGCGCGGATCTGGACGCCCTGATGAAGTTCGTCCCCGGTCCCGATCTGCCGACCGGCGGCCGGATCGTCGGCCTCTCCGGCATCCGTGACGCCTACGAGAGCGGCCGCGGCACCTTCAAGATCCGCGCCACGGTCGCGGTGGAGACGGTCACGGCCCGCCGCAAGGGCCTGGTCGTCACCGAACTGCCCTTCACGGTCGGCCCCGAGAAGGTCATCGCCAAGATCAAGGACCTGGTCGGCTCGAAGAAGATCCAGGGCATCGCCGACGTCAAGGACCTCACCGACCGGGCGCACGGCCTGCGCCTGGTCATCGAGATCAAGAACGGCTTCGTGCCGGAGGCGGTGCTGGAGCAGCTCTACAAGCTGACGCCGATGGAGGAGTCCTTCGGCATCAACAACGTGGCGCTGGTGGACGGCCAGCCGCTCACGCTGGGCCTGAAGGAGCTGCTGGAGGTCTACCTCGACCACCGGTTCAACGTCGTGCGGCGCCGCAGCGAGTTCCGCCGCACCAAGCGCCGCGACCGGCTGCACCTGGTGGAGGGCCTGCTGACGGCCCTCGTCGACATCGACGAGGTCATCCGGCTGATCCGCTCCAGCGAGAACAGCGCGCAGGCGAAGGAGCGCCTGATGGAGCGCTTCGGGCTGTCGGAGATCCAGACCCAGTACATCCTGGACACTCCGCTGCGCCGCCTCACCAAGTTCGACCGCATCGAGCTGGAGTCGGAGAAGGAGCGGCTCACCGGGGAGATCGCCGAGCTGACCCGGATCCTGGACTCGGACGCGGAGCTGCGCAAGCTGGTCTCCGCGGAACTCGCCACGGTGGCCAAGAAGTTCGGCACCGAGCGGCGTACGGTCCTGCTGGAGTCGTCGGGCGCCACGGCCGCCGCCGTGCCCCTCCAGGTGGCGGACGACCCGTGCCGCGTCCTGCTGTCCTCCACAGGGCTGCTGGCCCGCACGGCGAACGGCGATCCCTTCACGGCGAACGCCGAGGACGGGGACGGGGACGGGGACGGCAAGCGCACCAAGCACGACGTGATCGTCTCGGCGGTGCCGGCCACCGCGCGCGGGGAGATCGGCGCGGTGACGTCCTCGGGGCGCCTGCTGCGGATCAACGTCGTCGACCTGCCGCAGCTTCCGGACACGGCGTCCGCGCCGAACCTGTCCGGCGGCGCCCCGCTGGCGGAGTTCGTGTCCCTCGAGGGCGACGAGACGGTGGTCTGCCTCACCACGCTCGACGAGTCGTCCCCCGGGCTGGCCATCGGCACGGAACAGGGCGTCGTCAAGCGCGTCGTGCCCGACTACCCGACGAACAAGGACGAGCTGGAGGTCATCACCCTCAAGGACGGGGACCGGATCGCCGGCGCGGTCGAACTGCGCACCGGCGAGGAGGATCTGGTCTTCATCACCGACGACGCCCAACTGCTGCGCTACCAGGCCTCTCAGGTGCGTCCGCAGGGCCGTCCGGCGGGCGGCATGGCGGGCGTCAAGCTCACCGAGGGCGCGAAGGTGATCTCGTTCACAGCCGTGGACCCGGCCGTGGACGCCGTGGTGTTCACCATCGCCGGCTCCCGGGGCACGCTGGACGACTCGGTCCAGACGACCGCCAAGCTGACCCCGTTCGACCAGTATCCGCGCAAGGGCCGCGCCACCGGCGGCGTGCGCTGCCAGCGGTTCCTGAAGGGCGAGGACTGCCTGTCGCTGGCCTGGGCCGGCCCCGTCCCGGCCAAGGCGGCCCAGAAGAACGGCCTGCCGGCCGAGCTGCCGGAGATCGACCCGCGTCGTGACGGCTCGGGCGTGTCACTGGCGAAGACGGTGAGCGTGGTGGCGGGGCCGATCTAA
- a CDS encoding M16 family metallopeptidase yields the protein MPMGHTATAQAGSGGLTATEHRLANGLRVVLSEDHLTPVAAVCLWYDVGSRHEVKGRTGLAHLFEHLMFQGSGQVKGNGHFELVQGAGGSLNGTTSFERTNYFETMPAHQLELALWLEADRMGSLLTALDDESMENQRDVVKNERRQRYDNVPYGTAFEKLTALAYPDGHPYHHTPIGSMADLDAATLEDARAFFRTYYAPNNAVLSVVGDIDPEQTLAWIEKYFGSIAGHDGKQAPRDGSLPDVIGGQLREVVEEEVPARALMAAYRLPEDGTRACDAVDLALTVLGGGESSRLYNRLVRRDRTAVAAGFGLLRLAGAPSLGWLDVKTSGDVEVPVIEEAIDEELARFAAEGPTAEEMERAQAQLEREWLDRLGTVAGRADELCRFAVLFGDPQLALTAVQRVLDVTAEEVREIAEARLRPDNRAVLVYEPTAPETPADQDENEEAAR from the coding sequence ATGCCCATGGGTCACACGGCCACAGCCCAGGCAGGCTCCGGGGGCCTGACAGCGACCGAGCACCGCCTGGCCAACGGCCTGCGCGTGGTGCTCTCGGAGGACCACCTGACCCCCGTGGCGGCGGTGTGCCTCTGGTACGACGTCGGCTCACGCCATGAAGTCAAGGGTCGTACCGGCCTTGCTCACCTTTTCGAGCACCTGATGTTCCAGGGGTCCGGCCAGGTCAAGGGCAACGGCCACTTCGAGCTCGTCCAGGGCGCCGGCGGTTCGCTGAACGGCACCACCAGCTTCGAGCGCACCAACTACTTCGAGACCATGCCCGCACACCAGCTGGAGCTCGCCCTCTGGCTGGAGGCGGACCGGATGGGATCGCTGCTCACCGCGCTCGACGACGAGTCGATGGAGAACCAGCGCGACGTCGTCAAGAACGAGCGCCGCCAGCGTTACGACAACGTTCCCTACGGCACCGCCTTCGAGAAGCTCACCGCTCTCGCCTACCCCGACGGCCACCCCTACCACCACACGCCGATCGGCTCGATGGCCGACCTGGACGCGGCGACGCTGGAGGACGCGCGTGCGTTCTTCCGCACGTACTACGCGCCCAACAACGCGGTCCTGTCCGTGGTCGGCGACATCGACCCGGAGCAGACGCTCGCCTGGATCGAGAAGTACTTCGGCTCCATCGCCGGGCACGACGGCAAGCAAGCGCCGCGCGACGGCTCGCTGCCCGACGTCATCGGCGGGCAGCTGCGCGAGGTCGTCGAGGAGGAGGTGCCGGCCCGCGCCCTGATGGCCGCCTACCGACTGCCCGAGGACGGCACGCGCGCGTGCGACGCCGTCGACCTGGCGCTGACCGTCCTCGGCGGCGGCGAGTCCTCCCGCCTCTACAACCGGCTCGTGCGCCGCGACCGTACGGCGGTGGCGGCCGGCTTCGGCCTGCTGCGGCTCGCCGGGGCGCCCTCCCTGGGCTGGCTGGACGTGAAGACGTCCGGCGACGTCGAGGTGCCCGTCATCGAGGAGGCCATCGACGAGGAGCTCGCCCGGTTCGCCGCGGAGGGCCCCACTGCCGAGGAGATGGAGCGCGCCCAGGCCCAGTTGGAGCGCGAGTGGCTCGACCGCCTCGGCACGGTCGCCGGCCGCGCCGACGAACTGTGCCGGTTCGCCGTCCTGTTCGGCGACCCGCAGCTCGCCCTGACCGCGGTCCAGCGGGTGCTGGACGTGACGGCCGAGGAGGTGCGGGAGATCGCCGAGGCCCGCCTGCGTCCCGACAACCGCGCGGTGCTCGTCTACGAGCCCACCGCCCCCGAAACCCCCGCCGACCAGGACGAGAACGAGGAGGCGGCCCGGTGA
- a CDS encoding M16 family metallopeptidase codes for MTELATMDFHPQPRAGEAKPWAFPAPERTALANGLTVLHCHRPGQQVVAVEILLDAPLDAEPAGLDGVATIMARAFSEGTDKHSAEEFAAELERCGATLDAHADHPGVRISLEIPASRLTKGLGLLADALRAPAFADSEVERLVRNRLDEIPHELANPSRRAAKELSKELFPATARMSRPRQGTAETVEKIDSAAVRAFYDKHVRPATATAVVVGDLTGVDLDALLGDTLGAWTGSAAEPRPVPPVTADDAGRVVIVDRPGAVQTQLLIGRIGADRHDRVWAAQVLGTYCLGGTLTSRLDRVLREEKGYTYGVRAFGQVLRSAPDGSGAAMLAISGSVDTPNTGPALDDLWKVLRTLAAEGLTDAERDVAVQNLVGVAPLKYETAAAVASTLADQVEQHLPDDYQATLYQQLAATGTVEATAAAVNAFPVDRLVTVLVGDAAQIKAPVEALGIGEVKVVSAE; via the coding sequence GTGACCGAGCTCGCCACGATGGACTTCCACCCCCAGCCCCGGGCGGGCGAGGCCAAGCCGTGGGCGTTCCCGGCGCCCGAGCGCACCGCCCTGGCCAACGGCCTGACGGTGCTGCACTGCCACCGCCCCGGCCAGCAGGTCGTCGCCGTCGAGATCCTGCTCGACGCCCCGCTGGACGCCGAACCGGCCGGTCTCGACGGCGTGGCCACGATCATGGCGCGCGCCTTCTCCGAGGGCACCGACAAGCACTCCGCCGAGGAGTTCGCCGCCGAACTGGAGCGCTGCGGCGCCACTTTGGACGCGCATGCCGATCACCCCGGCGTCCGCATCAGCCTCGAGATCCCGGCCTCGCGCCTGACCAAGGGCCTCGGTCTGCTCGCCGACGCCCTCAGGGCGCCCGCGTTCGCCGACAGCGAGGTCGAGCGCCTCGTACGCAACCGGCTGGACGAGATCCCGCACGAGCTGGCCAACCCCTCCCGGCGCGCGGCCAAGGAGCTCTCCAAGGAGCTGTTCCCGGCCACCGCCCGCATGTCGCGTCCGCGGCAGGGCACCGCCGAGACGGTCGAGAAGATCGACTCCGCGGCCGTCCGGGCCTTCTACGACAAGCACGTCCGCCCCGCGACGGCCACCGCCGTGGTCGTCGGCGACCTCACCGGCGTCGACCTGGACGCGCTCCTGGGCGACACCCTGGGCGCCTGGACGGGCTCCGCCGCCGAGCCCCGCCCCGTGCCGCCGGTGACCGCCGACGACGCCGGCCGGGTCGTCATCGTGGACCGCCCGGGGGCCGTCCAGACGCAACTGCTGATCGGCCGGATCGGCGCAGACCGGCACGACCGCGTGTGGGCCGCCCAGGTGCTCGGCACCTACTGCCTCGGCGGCACCCTCACCTCCCGTCTGGACCGCGTCCTGCGTGAGGAGAAGGGCTACACCTACGGCGTCCGCGCCTTCGGACAGGTCCTGCGGTCCGCGCCGGACGGCTCGGGCGCCGCGATGCTCGCCATCAGCGGTTCCGTCGACACCCCGAACACCGGTCCCGCGCTGGACGACCTGTGGAAGGTGCTGCGCACCCTCGCCGCCGAGGGGCTGACCGACGCCGAGCGTGACGTCGCCGTGCAGAACCTGGTCGGGGTGGCGCCGCTGAAGTACGAGACCGCGGCGGCCGTCGCGAGCACGCTGGCCGACCAGGTCGAACAGCACCTGCCCGACGACTACCAGGCGACGCTGTACCAGCAGCTCGCCGCGACCGGCACGGTGGAGGCGACCGCGGCGGCCGTGAACGCCTTCCCGGTCGACCGTCTCGTGACGGTTCTGGTGGGCGACGCGGCCCAGATCAAGGCACCGGTCGAGGCCCTGGGCATCGGCGAGGTGAAGGTCGTGTCCGCCGAGTAG
- a CDS encoding M23 family metallopeptidase, which produces MAFTCATGKHRRPSRMQRSTARAVGVAALTTTGVMATVASTPALAAEQPTPEQTGLIPVVTAGESIAESVADQVDEQVAAQKKAAFEEAARKAAAKKAVEEREARVRAAREAERKRLNTFVLPITASYVSTGYQASSSLWSSGSHTGVDFHAARGTTVHAVGSGTVVEAGWGDAYGNQIVIKMHDGTYTQYAHLSSIEVSVGQTVTPGQRIGLSGDTGNVTGPHLHFEARTTPEYGSDINPVTYLRQHGVGI; this is translated from the coding sequence ATGGCGTTCACCTGCGCCACCGGGAAGCACCGCCGGCCCAGCCGGATGCAGCGTTCCACCGCTCGCGCGGTCGGCGTGGCGGCGCTCACCACCACCGGTGTGATGGCCACCGTCGCCTCCACCCCGGCCCTCGCGGCCGAGCAGCCCACCCCCGAGCAGACCGGTCTGATCCCCGTCGTCACGGCCGGCGAGTCCATCGCCGAGTCGGTGGCCGACCAGGTCGACGAGCAGGTCGCCGCGCAGAAAAAGGCCGCTTTCGAGGAGGCCGCCCGCAAGGCCGCCGCGAAGAAGGCCGTGGAGGAGCGCGAGGCACGCGTGCGTGCCGCCCGTGAGGCCGAGCGCAAGCGCCTCAACACCTTCGTGCTGCCGATCACCGCCTCCTATGTCTCCACCGGCTACCAGGCCAGCAGCTCGCTGTGGTCCTCCGGGAGCCACACCGGCGTCGACTTCCACGCGGCCCGTGGCACCACCGTGCACGCGGTCGGATCCGGCACCGTGGTCGAGGCCGGCTGGGGCGACGCCTACGGCAACCAGATCGTGATCAAGATGCACGACGGGACGTACACGCAGTACGCCCACCTGTCGTCCATCGAGGTGTCGGTGGGCCAGACGGTCACCCCCGGGCAGCGCATCGGCCTGTCCGGCGACACCGGCAACGTCACGGGGCCGCATCTGCACTTCGAGGCCCGCACGACCCCCGAGTACGGCTCGGACATCAATCCGGTCACCTATCTCCGCCAGCACGGCGTCGGCATCTGA
- a CDS encoding GntR family transcriptional regulator — MRIPAHSVCTAIRDDIVAGVYERGSRLTEELLARRYGVSRVPVREALRTLEAEGFVVIRRHAGACVAEPTEQEAADLLEMRLLLEPLGASRAAQRRTEAHLKVLRGLVRLGQERARRGNSDDLRSLGCWFHETLAQACGSPALASMLTQLRHKIAWMYAVEAPADPVESWAEHGVIVDAVTRGDGERARAVTALHTERATLAHRLRFSQGTEAADRVRTSQRPVNMTGLRN; from the coding sequence ATGCGAATTCCGGCGCACTCGGTGTGCACGGCCATCCGGGACGACATCGTCGCGGGTGTCTACGAACGCGGCAGCCGCCTCACCGAGGAACTCCTCGCCCGCCGCTACGGCGTCTCGCGCGTCCCCGTCCGTGAGGCGCTGCGCACCCTGGAGGCCGAGGGCTTCGTCGTCATCCGGCGGCACGCGGGCGCGTGCGTGGCGGAGCCCACCGAGCAGGAGGCCGCGGACCTGCTGGAGATGCGGCTGCTGCTGGAGCCGCTCGGCGCGTCCCGGGCCGCCCAGCGGCGCACGGAGGCCCATCTGAAGGTGTTGCGCGGCCTGGTCCGGCTGGGCCAGGAGCGGGCCAGGAGGGGCAACAGCGACGATCTGCGCTCCCTGGGGTGCTGGTTCCACGAGACCCTCGCGCAGGCCTGCGGGAGCCCTGCCCTCGCATCGATGCTCACCCAGCTCCGGCACAAGATCGCCTGGATGTACGCGGTGGAGGCGCCGGCCGACCCCGTGGAGTCCTGGGCGGAGCACGGCGTCATCGTCGACGCGGTGACGCGCGGCGACGGGGAGCGCGCGCGGGCGGTCACGGCGCTGCACACCGAGCGCGCGACGCTCGCGCACCGGCTGCGCTTTTCCCAGGGAACCGAGGCCGCCGACCGTGTGAGGACTTCGCAACGTCCCGTAAACATGACGGGCCTGCGGAATTAA
- a CDS encoding HPr family phosphocarrier protein, producing MAERRVNVGWAEGLHARPASIFVRAATAAGIPVTIAKADGNAVNAASMLAVLGLGAQGGEEIVLASDAEGADAALDRLAKLVAEGLEELPETV from the coding sequence ATGGCTGAGCGCCGCGTCAACGTCGGCTGGGCCGAGGGCCTCCACGCCCGCCCCGCTTCCATCTTCGTCCGGGCCGCCACGGCCGCAGGCATCCCCGTGACGATCGCCAAGGCCGACGGCAACGCCGTCAACGCGGCCTCCATGCTGGCCGTTCTCGGCCTGGGCGCCCAGGGCGGCGAGGAGATCGTCCTCGCGTCCGACGCCGAGGGCGCGGACGCCGCGCTCGACCGGCTGGCGAAGCTGGTCGCCGAGGGCCTCGAGGAACTTCCCGAGACCGTCTGA